One window of Mesorhizobium sp. PAMC28654 genomic DNA carries:
- a CDS encoding putative glycolipid-binding domain-containing protein, whose protein sequence is MFDALTPRTIRWSPVQGIGLEHLTLRPDAGGIVAESVVIGERGEKPYGLNYRIDCDANWCARAFRIVTTDGRGLALLSDGAGHWRSLGGKPRPEFDGCIDIDLAGTPFTNTLPIRRLELKPEAGTVQLDMLYVPFDDFTPFRDAQRYTCLRAGRLYRYEAADRTFAADLPVDEHGVVGDYPTLFRRV, encoded by the coding sequence GTGTTCGACGCGCTGACCCCGCGCACGATACGCTGGAGCCCGGTGCAAGGCATCGGGCTTGAGCACCTCACGCTTCGCCCCGACGCTGGCGGCATCGTTGCCGAAAGTGTCGTCATCGGTGAGCGCGGCGAAAAGCCTTATGGGCTGAATTACCGGATCGACTGCGACGCCAACTGGTGCGCGCGCGCGTTCAGGATCGTCACGACGGACGGCCGGGGCCTCGCCCTGCTCTCGGACGGAGCCGGCCATTGGCGCAGCCTCGGCGGCAAGCCGCGTCCCGAGTTCGACGGCTGCATCGACATCGATCTGGCCGGCACGCCCTTCACCAACACATTGCCCATCAGGCGGCTTGAGCTGAAGCCGGAGGCCGGCACGGTCCAACTCGACATGCTCTACGTGCCATTCGACGATTTCACGCCGTTCAGGGACGCCCAGCGCTATACCTGCCTGCGGGCCGGACGGCTTTACCGTTACGAGGCTGCCGACCGAACGTTCGCCGCCGACCTGCCGGTGGACGAGCACGGCGTGGTCGGTGATTATCCCACGCTCTTCAGGCGCGTTTGA
- a CDS encoding potassium/proton antiporter, which translates to MEHAIYLVTLVGTALVVAAAFSSLIAFRFGAPLLLLFLCIGLATGTDGLGIQFDNARVAYFAGSLALAVILFDSGFGTPLNALRQAAGPALSLATVGVLLTTGLFGAAAHYLLSLTWLESFLLGAAVASTDAAAVFFLLRAGEINLRERVRSTLEVESGTNDPIAIFLTITLVEIIAAHANPETNVLVTNLVLGFLLNMGLGAVVGVLGGLAIVRLVDRLNLDHGLLPIFVLTLSLMVFAAAGAIGGSGFLAVYIAGLIAGNSDIRAVTILKRFQDGMSWLAQIIMFLILGLFATPSQFPAIMLPAIGLGLFLMFVARPIAVWLCLIPFRLPRPEVAFVSWVGLRGAVSILLAITPLLGGLENGRVIFNTAFIIVLVSLVIQGWTVGPLARRLGLIVPARLGPLDKVELELPGSAHHELLAYRVAPGSPVARGERIPRWARPSLVLRDGRSMRFQDMGRLAAGDQVYIFVPDRYPRLLDKLFASRAVVDPEDADFFGAFAVDPARFAAELEAAYAPGLTEAEQKLTIGALVTARLGGHAEYADRVLLGPIELIVRDVDDKGKIIGLGLSFEPTAPVARVPVFLSAGEMGDRLGAFIRNWRKPTETQIAEARETPAAPVAPEKTE; encoded by the coding sequence ATGGAGCATGCGATCTATCTCGTCACGCTGGTCGGCACCGCGCTTGTTGTTGCCGCCGCGTTTTCGAGCCTGATCGCCTTTCGCTTCGGCGCCCCTCTGCTGCTCTTGTTCCTGTGCATCGGCCTTGCCACCGGCACCGATGGTCTCGGCATCCAGTTCGATAATGCACGCGTGGCTTATTTTGCCGGTTCACTGGCGCTGGCCGTCATCCTGTTCGATTCCGGTTTCGGCACGCCGCTCAACGCCTTGCGGCAGGCGGCTGGGCCCGCCCTGTCGCTGGCAACAGTCGGTGTGCTCCTGACCACCGGGCTGTTCGGCGCAGCGGCTCATTACCTCCTCAGTCTCACCTGGCTGGAATCCTTCCTGCTCGGCGCCGCCGTCGCCTCGACCGATGCGGCCGCGGTGTTCTTCCTGTTGCGCGCCGGCGAGATCAACCTGCGCGAACGCGTCCGCTCGACGCTCGAGGTGGAATCCGGCACCAACGATCCGATCGCCATCTTCCTGACCATCACGCTGGTCGAGATCATTGCCGCCCATGCCAACCCCGAGACCAATGTCCTGGTCACCAACCTGGTCCTTGGCTTCCTCCTCAACATGGGCCTCGGCGCCGTGGTCGGCGTGCTCGGCGGCCTCGCCATCGTGCGCCTCGTCGACCGGCTCAACCTGGATCACGGCCTGCTGCCGATCTTCGTGCTGACCCTGTCGCTTATGGTCTTTGCCGCCGCTGGCGCCATCGGCGGCTCGGGCTTCCTGGCCGTCTATATCGCCGGCCTGATCGCCGGCAATTCCGACATTCGTGCCGTCACCATCCTGAAGCGCTTCCAGGACGGCATGTCGTGGCTGGCGCAGATCATCATGTTCCTGATCCTCGGCCTGTTCGCGACGCCCTCGCAGTTCCCGGCCATCATGCTGCCGGCGATAGGGCTCGGCCTGTTCCTGATGTTCGTGGCTCGGCCGATCGCGGTCTGGCTGTGCCTGATCCCGTTCCGCCTGCCGCGCCCCGAAGTCGCCTTTGTGTCCTGGGTCGGCCTGCGCGGCGCGGTGTCGATCCTGCTCGCCATCACCCCTTTGCTCGGTGGCCTCGAAAACGGCCGCGTCATCTTCAACACCGCCTTCATCATCGTGCTGGTGTCGCTGGTCATCCAGGGCTGGACCGTCGGGCCGCTGGCGCGCCGCCTGGGCCTCATCGTGCCGGCCCGCCTCGGGCCCCTGGACAAGGTTGAGCTGGAATTGCCGGGCTCGGCCCATCACGAGCTTCTTGCCTACCGCGTGGCGCCGGGCAGTCCAGTGGCGCGCGGCGAGCGCATTCCACGCTGGGCGCGGCCCTCGCTGGTATTGCGCGACGGACGCTCGATGCGCTTCCAGGACATGGGCCGGCTGGCCGCGGGCGACCAGGTCTACATCTTCGTGCCCGACCGCTATCCCCGCCTGCTCGACAAGCTGTTTGCCAGCCGCGCCGTGGTCGATCCGGAGGATGCGGATTTCTTCGGCGCCTTTGCCGTCGATCCGGCACGTTTCGCCGCCGAACTGGAGGCAGCCTATGCGCCGGGCCTGACCGAGGCGGAGCAGAAGCTCACGATCGGTGCCCTCGTCACCGCGCGGCTCGGCGGCCATGCCGAATATGCCGATCGGGTGCTGCTCGGCCCGATCGAGCTGATCGTCCGCGACGTCGACGACAAGGGCAAGATCATCGGTCTTGGTCTTTCCTTTGAGCCAACCGCGCCCGTGGCGCGGGTACCGGTTTTCTTGAGCGCCGGCGAGATGGGTGACCGTCTCGGAGCCTTTATCCGCAACTGGCGCAAGCCGACGGAAACGCAGATCGCCGAGGCGCGGGAAACGCCCGCCGCGCCTGTGGCTCCTGAAAAGACCGAATAG